One Anas platyrhynchos isolate ZD024472 breed Pekin duck chromosome 35, IASCAAS_PekinDuck_T2T, whole genome shotgun sequence genomic region harbors:
- the LOC119714482 gene encoding coiled-coil domain-containing protein 138-like, with translation MSQLRETLRKMTDENNELRSSLNSLRENIELLKTQLLRISKVYDPLTILMDWISDQHLSKIEIQEEREGSEKPQCAKENYTLENCMKLLPMVTGQLQWMPFVDPKLHMSVIQFIYWSLRQIDTGSQDASMTATMERLAEVILKGAVQKGSMQKWTKKSTRSKPKPAHFFKSSSMPLRFLSTLVVLRTAKRSKFWFLLCLF, from the exons atgagccaactgagagaaaccttgagaaaaatgactgatgaaaataacgaactgaggtcatcgcttaactctctgagggaaaatatcgaattgctaaaaacccag TTACTACGGATTTCAAAAGTTTACGACCCCTTAACTATTCTTATGGACTGGATCTCAGACCAACACCttagcaaaatagaaatacaagaagagagagagggcagtgagaaacctcagtgtgctaaagaaaactacactctagaaaattgtatgaag cttttgcctATGGTCACTGGACAGCTCCAGTGGATGCCATTTGTGGATCCTAAACTACATATGTCTGTGATTCAATTTATCTACTGGTCTCTAAGGCAGATAGACACTGGTAGTCAG GATGCAAGCATGACAGCAACAATGGAGAGACTTGCAGAAGTTATTCTCAAAGGCGCAGTACAAAAGGGAAGCATGCAAAAATGGACTAAAAAGTCTACACGGAGTAAACCAAAAcctgcacatttctttaaaagctcctCTATGCCTTTGAGGTTTCTGTCAACTTTGGTTGTGCTTAGAACAGCAAAACGAAGTAAGTTCTggtttttattatgtcttttttaa